One Spinacia oleracea cultivar Varoflay chromosome 4, BTI_SOV_V1, whole genome shotgun sequence DNA segment encodes these proteins:
- the LOC110796872 gene encoding auxin-responsive protein IAA26 isoform X2, with protein sequence MSENSPKLLDLINKSVNDGRKYGLSSSSSCCDENNKLELRLGLPGDNNNNRNWSAKHALDSRQIEDSLLSLGHHGSGGVIRCGKEHSHQPWTSSSTAAIPTTTTSNSAFQYNQTRPKEALPVMVKDASQACCTRIVELQSAEKKTFSPSSALTAVPNISQKRAAPTPVVGWPPIRSFRKNLASSSSSGKSVPEPQSTKGANEKPAKDNSIKGLFVKINMDGIPIGRKVDLSVYNNYDSLSSSVDELFRGLLSAQTDSCTGAIDNKHEEQKAITGLLDGSGEYTLVYEDNEGDRVLVGDVPWHMFVSTVKRLRVLKSSDLSTLSLLLMLQVVAINKARY encoded by the exons ATGAGTGAAAATAGCCCAAAATTGTTGgatttgataaataaaagtgttaATGACGGAAGAAAATATGGGTtgtcatcttcatcatcatgTTGTGATGAGAACAATAAGCTAGAACTAAGGCTTGGTTTACCTGgtgataataacaataatagaaACTGGTCAGCCAAACACGCCCTTGATTCTAGACAGATAGAGGATTCACTTCTCTCTCTGGGACACCATGGTAGTGGTGGTGTGATCAGGTGTGGGAAGGAACACAGTCATCAACCATGGACTTCATCTTCTACTGCTGCAATACCAACTACAACTACAAGTAATTCTGCATTTCAGTACAACCAAACACGCCCTAAAGAAGCTTTGCCTGTTATGGTAAAAGATGCATCACAGGCCTGTTGCACTAGAATAGTAGAGTTGCAGTCTGCAGAAAagaagacattttcaccatctTCTGCTCTTACAGCTGTGCCCAACATTTCTCAGAAAAG AGCTGCTCCTACTCCAGTTGTGGGTTGGCCTCCAATTCGATCATTTAGAAAGAACCTTGCTAGTAGTAGCAGCTCAGGGAAATCTGTTCCAGAACCGCAAAGTACGAAGGGTGCGAATGAAAAACCGGCAAAGGACAACTCTATCAAGGGTCTGTTTGTGAAGATTAATATGGATGGTATACCGATTGGAAGGAAAGTCGATCTGAGCGTGTATAACAACTACGACAGCCTCTCGTCTTCTGTTGATGAGCTTTTCAGAGGGCTTCTTTCAG CTCAAACAGATTCTTGTACTGGTGCGATTGATAACAAACATGAAGAGCAGAAAGCTATTACCGGTTTGTTGGATGGAAGTGGGGAATATACTTTGGTCTATGAGGATAACGAAGGAGACAGGGTGCTTGTTGGCGATGTCCCATGGCA CATGTTTGTGTCAACTGTGAAGAGGTTACGGGTGCTGAAGAGTTCCGACCTGTCCACACTAAGCC TGTTGTTGATGTTGCAGGTGGTGGCAATAAACAAGGCAAGATACTGA
- the LOC110796872 gene encoding auxin-responsive protein IAA2 isoform X1: MSENSPKLLDLINKSVNDGRKYGLSSSSSCCDENNKLELRLGLPGDNNNNRNWSAKHALDSRQIEDSLLSLGHHGSGGVIRCGKEHSHQPWTSSSTAAIPTTTTSNSAFQYNQTRPKEALPVMVKDASQACCTRIVELQSAEKKTFSPSSALTAVPNISQKRAAPTPVVGWPPIRSFRKNLASSSSSGKSVPEPQSTKGANEKPAKDNSIKGLFVKINMDGIPIGRKVDLSVYNNYDSLSSSVDELFRGLLSAQTDSCTGAIDNKHEEQKAITGLLDGSGEYTLVYEDNEGDRVLVGDVPWHMFVSTVKRLRVLKSSDLSTLSRGGNKQGKILIDNPSM; this comes from the exons ATGAGTGAAAATAGCCCAAAATTGTTGgatttgataaataaaagtgttaATGACGGAAGAAAATATGGGTtgtcatcttcatcatcatgTTGTGATGAGAACAATAAGCTAGAACTAAGGCTTGGTTTACCTGgtgataataacaataatagaaACTGGTCAGCCAAACACGCCCTTGATTCTAGACAGATAGAGGATTCACTTCTCTCTCTGGGACACCATGGTAGTGGTGGTGTGATCAGGTGTGGGAAGGAACACAGTCATCAACCATGGACTTCATCTTCTACTGCTGCAATACCAACTACAACTACAAGTAATTCTGCATTTCAGTACAACCAAACACGCCCTAAAGAAGCTTTGCCTGTTATGGTAAAAGATGCATCACAGGCCTGTTGCACTAGAATAGTAGAGTTGCAGTCTGCAGAAAagaagacattttcaccatctTCTGCTCTTACAGCTGTGCCCAACATTTCTCAGAAAAG AGCTGCTCCTACTCCAGTTGTGGGTTGGCCTCCAATTCGATCATTTAGAAAGAACCTTGCTAGTAGTAGCAGCTCAGGGAAATCTGTTCCAGAACCGCAAAGTACGAAGGGTGCGAATGAAAAACCGGCAAAGGACAACTCTATCAAGGGTCTGTTTGTGAAGATTAATATGGATGGTATACCGATTGGAAGGAAAGTCGATCTGAGCGTGTATAACAACTACGACAGCCTCTCGTCTTCTGTTGATGAGCTTTTCAGAGGGCTTCTTTCAG CTCAAACAGATTCTTGTACTGGTGCGATTGATAACAAACATGAAGAGCAGAAAGCTATTACCGGTTTGTTGGATGGAAGTGGGGAATATACTTTGGTCTATGAGGATAACGAAGGAGACAGGGTGCTTGTTGGCGATGTCCCATGGCA CATGTTTGTGTCAACTGTGAAGAGGTTACGGGTGCTGAAGAGTTCCGACCTGTCCACACTAAGCC GTGGTGGCAATAAACAAGGCAAGATACTGATTGACAATCCATCCATGTGA